The nucleotide sequence TTTGTCGCTGAACTTCTTCCTGTTGCTGCAGGTCGTGCTGTTCGTGCTGCTGTACCTGTTGGTGCGCGCCGTGCGCGCCACCGTGCGCATGCCGGCGCAAGTGGCAGCCTACCGCCAGCGCAAGCGTGAGCGCGATGGCAACAAGGGCTTGCGCGAAGCCTTGAAAGCCCTGTTCGAAGGGCGTTTCGGCCATGCGGAAAAAGCCGCCCTGCGCGCCGCAGAACTCGATGAGAACGCCGGCCTGGCCGCGCTGATCGGCGCGCGTGCCGCGCACCGCATGCGCCAGTCCGAGCGCCGCGACAGCTGGCTGGCCAGAGTCGAAGGCGATGCCAGCCTGAAGACGGCCCGTTTGATGACGGTGACGGAATTGCTGGTCGACGACCACCAGCCGGAAGCGGCCCTGGCGGCGGTACGCGAACTCAATGCCAGCGGCACGCGCCACATCCACGCGCTGCAATGGTCGCTCAAGGCCGAGCAGCAGGCGAAGAACTGGCCGGAAGTGCTGCGCCTCGTGCGTTCGCTCGACAAGCACCGCGCCCTGCATCCGGCCCTGTCGTCGCGCTTGCGCGAGCTGGCCTATGACCATCTGCTGTCCGATCCATCGCATGACGCCGAATCCCTGATGCGCGTGTGGTCCACCGTGCCAAGCGCGGATCGCGTCAAGCCGTATATTGCCTGCCGCGCTGCCACGGCCCTGAATGCGCGTGGCCTGCACGATGAAGCGCGCCTCGTGTGCGAAGAGTCGCTGGCCGCCGATTGGGACGAGCGCGTCGTGCGCGCCTACCGCGAAGCGGCGGCACCAGCCGGCACGCCGGCCCTGCTGCTGCAGATCGAGCATTGCGAACAATGGATGAAACAGCGTCCGCTGGATGCGGAACTGGCGCTGACCCTGGGCACCTT is from Janthinobacterium sp. 61 and encodes:
- a CDS encoding heme biosynthesis protein HemY encodes the protein MRLFLWLLALMAAAIGIAVTARFNPGNVVLFYPPYRIDLSLNFFLLLQVVLFVLLYLLVRAVRATVRMPAQVAAYRQRKRERDGNKGLREALKALFEGRFGHAEKAALRAAELDENAGLAALIGARAAHRMRQSERRDSWLARVEGDASLKTARLMTVTELLVDDHQPEAALAAVRELNASGTRHIHALQWSLKAEQQAKNWPEVLRLVRSLDKHRALHPALSSRLRELAYDHLLSDPSHDAESLMRVWSTVPSADRVKPYIACRAATALNARGLHDEARLVCEESLAADWDERVVRAYREAAAPAGTPALLLQIEHCEQWMKQRPLDAELALTLGTLCLKQKLWGKAQRHLEQALSDANEPQMVRDAHLKLAQMHDALQQTEQAAAHYRQCALATML